The Rhodamnia argentea isolate NSW1041297 chromosome 7, ASM2092103v1, whole genome shotgun sequence genome contains the following window.
TGACGTGATTTCTTTACCTtattttcatgcatatgcatagtcgacttttttttattaagaaatacGAAGATGGAATTAAATAATCAGAAAATCACACCTGTCGGCTGTCGCCCACATGACCAACTTGTTCCTATAACCTATTCCTCGTCAACCCCCCACCTCCTCAAAtctccctctccccctccccctccccctcctatTAAACTTCTCCCACTCTCTTCAATCCTACTGTCCCAACCCAAAACACAACCAAAGGCGAAGCAAACCATccccgtcgccgtcgccgtcgccgttgcCGCGGCCGAAGGTTGACTCGCTACccaccgccggccaccaccaATGGCTGGTCCGTACGCCCCCTACCACCCCACTACCAAACCCGCCGCCTCCACCACCTCGTCGTACCTCATGATCAGAAACTCCAGCCTCTCCACGTGGGTCCTCATCCTCGTCCTCTGCTTCATGTCCTACCTCCTCGGCGTCTGGCAACACGGCGGCCCAATTTCCCCCGCCACCTtctccaccacctccaccactaCCGCCGCCATCCCCTGCCCCTTGTCCACCGGAAAGAgatcgtcctcgtcctcgtcctcgtcctccgcctccgcctcagCAGTCGCCCTCGACTTCGAATCCCACCACCGCCAGGACGACATCGGGGACGCCGAGCTAGACGACCGCCCCAAGACTTACCCGGCCTGCGCGGCCAACTTCAGCGAGTACACGCCCTGCGAGGACGTGCAGAGGTCGCTCCGGTTCGACCGGAATAGGCTGATATACCGGGAGCGGCACTGCCCGGACAAGAGCGAGAAGGTGAAGTGCCGGGTGCCGGCCCCCTACGGGTACAGAGTACCGTTCCGGTGGCCGGCCAGCAGGGACCTGGCGTGGTACGCCAACGTGCCCCACAAGGAGCTCACGGTGGAGAAGGCGGTCCAAAACTGGATCCAGTACCAGGGCGACCGCTTCCGCTTCCCCGGGGGCGGCACCATGTTCCCCCACGGCGCGGATGCCTACACCGACGACATCGGCCAGCTGATCAACCTCAAGGACGGGTCCATCCGGACAGCCATCGACACCGGTTGCGGGGTGAGTCTTTCCCGTCGTTCAATACATCAATTTTCTCCGATCAGTCAGATACACGTTATTCTCCTTCGCCGATGGTCAGCTTTCTGTGCATTATGGAAATCTTTGATTTATTAATTGCTTTGGATCGAGTTGCCAAGAAGGCGCAAATGAGCGGGTCGGTCAGAATTGCTTGTGTTTCTTTAATGGTAATTAAGATTCGGATTCCTAAGGTTTGACTGGCCCGGCTCGACTCGCCAAGTTGAATCTTTCATCGGAGGAATAGACGGAAGGGGTGCACAAATTGCTGGCCGGCAAAAAATTAATACTGCGGTACACGTCTCGAGTCATGGGAATCCTAATCTCATTTGCCCAATTTGATTCCTTCTTTGAAAGGGAATCAAATCCTGGATTTAATGTTAAGATTCCTATTAAATCGCAATTAGTGAGGTAACTTTCCTCAAGATGCATCCCACTAGTTTGTTGGGCCGAAGTTGTTCGGTCTGAAAGAATCGGTCATTACATGAATTTCAATAGTTAAATTTACTATACATTTATATCTTGATTAGCCATGGGATGAATCATGTTGTTCAAACGTAGGTGGCCAGCTGGGGAGCTTATCTTCTGTCTCGAAACATACTGACAATGTCCTTTGCGCCGAGGGACACGCACGAAGCTCAAGTTCAATTCGCCCTCGAGCGAGGAGTGCCGGCCCTGATCGGCGTTCTCGCGTCCAAGAGGCTTCCATATCCGTCCAGGGCATTCGACATGGCCCATTGCTCTCGGTGCCTCATCCCTTGGGCTGAATCCGGTAATTCTCACATGCTAATCTTCCTCGTGATCAGTTGGCTGTTGGTGAAAATGTGATTGGaacgagtcgagtcgagttgaTTAATTGACTATTCAATTGGTATATGGAATAGGTGGAACGTACTTGATGGAGGTGGACAGAGTTCTGAGGCCGGGCGGGTATTGGATTCTGTCGGGTCCGCCGATTCGATGGAGGAAGTACTGGAGGGGCTGGAATAGGACCCAAAATGACTTGAGATCCGAGCAGAACTCGATCGAGAGGGTGGCCAAGAGCCTGTGCTGGACCAAGCTCGTCGAGAAGGGCGACATTGCCGTCTGGCGAAAACCCACCAACCACTTGCAATGCAAAGTGAACCAGTTCTGCCCGACCCAAGATCCGGACACGGCCTGGTTCGTCGTCTGTTATcctttcactattttttttctattctgatTGATGATGAatgttaagaaaaataaaatagtgcTCGATATAATACAACTGATTTTCTAAATGGGTTCATTCCTTTCAGGTACACCAACATGGACACTTGCTTGACCCGGCTACCGGAAGTCTCTGGCGACGAGGAGGTCGCAGGCGGCCAGGTGGCAAAGTGGCCGGAGAGGCTCAATGCGGTCCCGCCCAGGATCAGCAAGGGAACAGTGCGGGGCATCACAGTGGAGACCTTCCGAGCGGACGCAGAGCTCTGGAAGCGGAGGGCCTCGTACTACAAGACGGTGAACAACCAACTGGGGCAGGCCGGGAGGTACCGGAACCTGCTTGATGCGAATGCCCACTTGGGCGGCTTCGCGGCGGCGCTCGCGGAGGATCCTGTCTGGGTCATGAACGTGGTCCCCGTGGAAGCACAGGTCAACACGCTCGGAGTCATATACGAAAGAGGGCTCATCGGGACTTATCAGAGCTGGTAAATCCTGAAAAATTTGCCAACTCCTTTCGTCTATCTTTCCTTTTTGGGCAACGTTGTAAGTAATGTCGTCTATTGAATCCTGGAACAGGTGTGAAGCCATGTCTACTTATCCTAGGACTTACGATCTCATCCATGCCGACTCGTTGTTCACCCTCTACAAGGACAAGTAAATCTCTTCTCTGATCCAACCTTAAATTAATCACCATAACCTAGTTACTAATGTCTTCGGGTGAACGTGTGGATGAACAGGTGCGAGGCAGAGGACATATTGCTGGAGATGGACAGGATCCTGAGGCCGGAAGGGAGCGTGATCATCCGGGACGACGTGGACGTGCTGGTGAAGTTGAAGAGGATGATCGACGGGATGAACTATGACAGTCAAATCGTCGACCACGAGGACGGCCCCCTCGAACGGCAGAAGCTCCTCTTCGCCGTCAAGTCCTACTGGACCACCCCGTCAACTTCCGGTCACCGTCGATCCTCCACTTCTTCATAGGAACCAAATTAATTCACTTTTcagtgttttcttcttcttcttcttcttttcttttgctttttcatgttttgagCAATTCTTTCATGATGAAAAAAAGTTCCAGATAGATCCAGTGCCAACAAAACCCTAACTCTTTGAAGGGTCGCTCTTCTTCTTTGGTTcgtcctctctttttttctaggGTTTCAAGTGATTTGTTTGTTACCGGTAGACGCGTAATTTGGTGTATGTAATCCTGGAAGCAATAATGTCCATTGAAGAATATGTTCTATCTCCCTTCTCGCCCTTCGCCACGAAGTTAAAATTCTGAATGCCATGCCTTCGAAGTCTGAAGTTGTCTACTGCGCTTTGTGTTGGAACGAGGTCTCACGGAAATTAGGGCAACACCGAACTCGAGCCTAGAAATTGCCCATCAAAACCCTGGCACGATCCTCGTTGATCTTCGATTGGGATCTCGAGGTTTCTTTCTGCTTGCCGAGGAGGCATTTGAATCGTAATGGCAAGGGGAATACACCTCGTGCTTTGCCGAAAGAAATGTTCTATCACTTCACTTTCTGGACGATTCTTTTAAATGTCTTATTTCAACCGGATGGCTAAAATCAGAAAAGCTTGTAGTCTGGACCAAGGGTTAGAATTTCATGGCTCGGATTTAGCCATGTgcaaagtttttcaaaatacaCAATATAAGTACaggaataattgtccaaaaagtactAAATCTCTTATACGAtggccaattcagtcgtaaactttCCAATTGAGTCGAGTTAGTCCTTCACCTTTTGAGGATttgacaattcaatcctaaatccaTTCATTCGTGTCAATCtagccctaaatcttttgaagttttgccaacTTATTCCCAAACCTATTATTTGACAATTGAccgaaaggactacattgacaaaccGTCAAAAGGTTAAGAataaaattggcataattaaaagatttaagaccgaattggcaaatcgtcaaaagatttataattaaattggcacaatttaaCTTCTCATCAATATTCacaatacataaaaaaaaaatcttgttttttttttttgcagggaaAAATAGAATTGTATTTGAGGGtataataataatcaaaagtGTGATTTGTCATAATTCGATCTACttcgggctttttttttttttgggggggtgtcGAAAGTCGACTCCGACTCTGATATAACGAAATTGTGCTCTACGCTGACCTATACGGACGTATATCAATGATCTAATCAAGAACTTCCTCGtattatctttttcatttgtgtattaataattcaaaaatcatcCCACAAGAATTAACAGCTAAACGCAGATGCAATGATCTCAAAACCCTGGCAAATTAGGTGGTTCATGCTAAGAAAAGAGGCGCTCCACCCTCCCGCAAGCTAATATATATAGGGGCAAAACTCATGCACTTACCACTCACGTACACAATCACATCTGCTAACAAATTATAGTAGTAGCACTTTTCGTCC
Protein-coding sequences here:
- the LOC115740876 gene encoding probable methyltransferase PMT15, encoding MAGPYAPYHPTTKPAASTTSSYLMIRNSSLSTWVLILVLCFMSYLLGVWQHGGPISPATFSTTSTTTAAIPCPLSTGKRSSSSSSSSSASASAVALDFESHHRQDDIGDAELDDRPKTYPACAANFSEYTPCEDVQRSLRFDRNRLIYRERHCPDKSEKVKCRVPAPYGYRVPFRWPASRDLAWYANVPHKELTVEKAVQNWIQYQGDRFRFPGGGTMFPHGADAYTDDIGQLINLKDGSIRTAIDTGCGVASWGAYLLSRNILTMSFAPRDTHEAQVQFALERGVPALIGVLASKRLPYPSRAFDMAHCSRCLIPWAESGGTYLMEVDRVLRPGGYWILSGPPIRWRKYWRGWNRTQNDLRSEQNSIERVAKSLCWTKLVEKGDIAVWRKPTNHLQCKVNQFCPTQDPDTAWYTNMDTCLTRLPEVSGDEEVAGGQVAKWPERLNAVPPRISKGTVRGITVETFRADAELWKRRASYYKTVNNQLGQAGRYRNLLDANAHLGGFAAALAEDPVWVMNVVPVEAQVNTLGVIYERGLIGTYQSWCEAMSTYPRTYDLIHADSLFTLYKDKCEAEDILLEMDRILRPEGSVIIRDDVDVLVKLKRMIDGMNYDSQIVDHEDGPLERQKLLFAVKSYWTTPSTSGHRRSSTSS